CGTTCCTTCGAAAAACCGGTGTACGTGCACCGGTATCCCGCTCAATGCAAGGCTTTCTATATGAAGAGAGATCCGGACCGACCGGAAGTGGCCCTGTGCGCCGACCTGCTAGCTCCGGAGGGATACGGGGAGATCATTGGGGGCGGGCAGAGGGAGGACGACCTGGAGACCCTGGCGGCCCGGGTGCAGGAACTGGGCCTTCCCGCCGAGAGCTACGCGTGGTACCTGGACCTGCGCCGGTACGGTAGTGTCCCCCATTCCGGGTTCGGCCTGGGGATAGAGCGTACGGTGGCGTGGATATGTGGGCTTGAGCACGTGCGGGAGGCCATTCCCTTCCCGCGCATGCTGTACCACCTGAGTCCGTAGGCTGTCCTGAGCGGAGATTCTTTCCCGGCGCCGAGCGGGGGGTTGGATACTGTGCGAGAAATTGGGGAATTGCTCAGGCGTACCCGGGAAGAAAAGGGACTTACCCTGCGAGATGCCCAGGTTGAGACCAAGATCCGCACCCGGTACCTGGAGGCCCTTGAACGGGGCGACGACAGCGTGGTGCCCGGCGAAGTTTATTTCCGTGGCTTCTTGCGCAGTTACGCCAATTTCCTGGGCCTGGACGGGCAGGAACTCGCCGCCCGCTACAAGGCCCTCAAGGAAGCCGAACGCGTCAGGGAGATTCCTCCTCCCGCCCCGCGAAGGAAGGCGACGCGGTTTGCCCGGTCCCTGCCCGCCACCGCCCTCGTGATCTTCCTGATAGCGGCTTCATTCATCGCCTGGTGGGCCTGGCAGTCGAGGCTGGTGATTGGTCCTGCCACGCCCGGGCAGACTTTACCTTCTCCGAGTCCGGGTGGCGGTCAACCGGGCGGCCCCGGGCCTGAACCCGGGTCCCCCGGCGGTCCGGGCACCGGCCCTGGCGGCGGTGGCGAGCCGGGCGGCGGTGCTCCGGGCGTGACCGTGGAAAGGATATCCGGCCCGCCGGGGACGGTGAGCTTCCTGGTGCGGGGAGCCAGCAGTTTGGAAGTGAAGGCATCCTTTGCCGACCGGTGCTGGGTGCGGGTGATGGCAGATGGCCTCCTGCGCGAGGAGACCACCTTCATATCGGGGCAGGAGAAACTGTGGCGGGCCGATGCGGTTCTCAAGCTCAGGGTGGGGAATGCTGGTGCCGTTGTACTGCATGTCAACGGCATCGAGACGGGCCGGCCGGGGGGCACGGGGGAGGTAATGGAGGTGTTAATCGAGGTCGCCCGTTAGCCTCGGGTTACAGCCGCCGCTGTCACCACCAGCGCCATGTCAGACGGCCCGCCGCGCAGACCCTACATACTATGGCCGGTGAGCCCATATCTTCGTCCGGGGGGCATCATTGGTGTCGTCCCGGCGCTGCGCATTTGTCCTGGTGGTGTTGCTGGTTTGGAACGGGATGATCCCGTCCCCGTCCAAAGCGGAGGATTACGGCGAGGTACCTGGCCTAGCCGAGGATGATGGTGAGATGCCCGCCCTCGTGGAGGCGCCGGTGGCCGGGGGCCAGCCTGACCTCGACTGCCGGGCTGCCGTCCTCATGGAGTGGACGACAGGTGCGGTACTGTATGCCCGGCGCGCATCGGAGAAGCGCGACCCTGCCAGCCTGACCAAGATAATGACCGCCATCGTGGCGCTGGAGCGCGGCTCCCTGCCCGAACCGGTAAGGGTCTCAGCCACCGCCGCCTGGATGCCCGGATCGGTGATCGGCCTGAGGGAGGGGGAGGAATACACACTGCGCGACCTGCTCTACGGGCTCTTGCTGGAGTCCGGGAACGACGCCGCCGTGGCCATCGCCGAGCACGTAGCCGGCAGTGAGCAGGAATTCGCCCGGCTGATGACAGAGAAGGCCCGGCAGATCGGGGCCCTTTCCACCCAGTTCCGCAACCCGCACGGCCTCACCGAGCCCGGGCACTACAGCACCGCTTACGATCTGGCCCTCATCACCCGCTACGCCATGACCCTGCCCCTGTTCGCCGATATGGTGGCCACAGTGCAGAGGCAGGTGAGCGACTTGGGAGACGCGTCCGCGGCGGGCACACTGCACAACACCAACCGCCTCCTGGGCGTGTACCCTGGCATGGAAGGGGGCAAGACGGGCACCACAGCCGCGGCGGGTGCCTGCCTGATCACTTCTGCCCTCCGGGACGGCATGCGTCTTATCAGCGTGGTGCTGGATGCGGGGGACAGATGGGAGGATACCCGGAGGTTGCTCGACTGGGGTTTTGAGAACTTCACCGTGGTCAGGCGGGGGCATGCAGGGGAACTGTACCGCACTATACCGGTCGCTGGGGGTATCTCCCGCAGCGTAGACCTGGTGCTTTCCCGTGACCTGGTGGCCGTGATCCACAGGTCAGAAGGGGAGCGGGTGGGGTTACGCGAGGAGGTGGCCACGCGGGCGGTCAGCCCGGTACGCAAGGGTCAGCCCCTGGGGAAGCTGATCCTGCTGGCCGGCGACAGGCACGCGGCAGAAGTAATCCTGGTGGCCCGGGAAGCCGTGCCCCCGGTCACCCTCTTCTGGCTGTTCTGGAAAGGCTTCTTTCCCGCCCTGCGCCTGCTTCACGAGGCTGGCCTGACCTGAACTCCCCCTGGTTTTGCAGGTCGATCCCAATACGGTTGATCATTTGCCCCCCATAGTATACCTGGGATAGAATAATGCGGGCTATTGCCGGCAATCCCTTGCGGGGGGGAAGGTGCGGTGAACGGGGGGCAGGATGGGGTGAAGCTGGCCGTTTGTGGCAAGGGCGGGGTGGGGAAGACCACAGTGGCTGCTCTGCTCGTAGAGGTTTATGCCCGCAGGGGGTACCGGGTGCTGGCCGTGGATGCCGATCCCGATGCCAATCTGGGGTCCGCCCTCGGTTTTGACCCCGGAGAACTGGCGCGCGTAGTACCGGTGGCGGCCATGGATGAACTGATCGCCGAGCGCACGGGAGCCAGGCCGGGGTCGGTGGGTGGGTGGTTTGCTCTCAACCCCAGGGTGGATGATTTGCCCGATAGGCTGGGGCTGATGCGGGACAACATCAGGCTGCTGGTGATGGGCGGGGTGAAGCCGGCCGGCAGCGGCTGTGCCTGCCCGGAAAACGCGCTCCTCCAGGCCTTGCTTCGCCACCTGGTGCTGCAGAGGAACGATACGGTGGTGGTGGATCTGGAAGCGGGGCTGGAGCATGTGGGGCGGGGCACGGCGCGGGGCGTAGACGCCTTCCTGGTGGTGGTAGAGCCGGGAAAGCGCAGTTTCCAGACCGCACGGGCGGTGGCGGGCGCCGCCCGAGCCCTGGGGGTGAAGCGCGTGCTGGGCGTCGCCAACAAGGTGCGCCCGGGTGAGGAGGAAATCGTCCGGGCAGGGCTGGACGAGGAGATGACCACCAGGGGTTTGGAGCCCGTCCCGCTGGTGGCTGTGTTCCCATATGAGTTGGAGGCGGTGAGGGCAGACGCCGAGGGCCGCGCTGTGTACGAGCTGTGTCCCGGGTTGCGCCAGGCGGCAGAGGAGCTCTTTGGGGTATTGCAGCGGGAACTGGGGTACGTGTAAAATGACACTGTCCGGAGCGGAATATTGTTAATGGAGGGCACACACCATGGCGGAGATCAGGTACGTGTATGGCCCCACCTTTGAGGAGATGCTGCATCCCGATCGCATACCGGCCGACGTGCGCGCCCGGGCCCTGCGGGCCCGTGAGGAGGATCCCCTCGATCCCATCAACCTTTTCAACATCACCTGGAAGGATCCCTACGGCCGGGTGCGTTACCTGGTGGTGGACCGCGCCCTCACAGGTGTGGACGCTAACATCGTGGTCCTGTACAGTAGAGATTTCCCCACGGGCAGCCACAAGGTGGGGGCTACTTATTCAGTGGCCATGGAAAAGCAGCTGCTGGGGGAAATAGTGCCCGGGCAGCACACCCTGGTGTGGCCCTCCACCGGGAATTACGGCATCGGAGGGGCGTGGGTGGGGCCCCGCCTGGGTTACGATTCGCTAGTTATCCTGCCGGCGGAGATGAGCCAGGAGCGCTTTCAGCTCATCACGCAATACGGTGCCCGCTTCATCAAGACCCCCGGCTGTGAGAGCAACGTGAAGGAGATATACGACAAGTGCAAAGAACTGGCCGTTCAGCCGGGCATCCGGATTCTCAACCAGTTCTCGGAGATGGCCAATTACCGTTTCCACTACTTCGTCACCGGTAACAGCGTGCTGGAAGCAGTGGCCGACCTGGAAAGGCAGGGGGTGGGGAACGGCCGCGTGGCCGCCTTTGTCTCGGCCATGGGCTCCGCCGGCACCATAGCGGCCGGAGATCGCATCAAGCAGGCATTCCCCGAATGCCGTATCGTGGGCCTGGAGCCCATCCAGTGTCCCACCCTGTTCCTGAACGGATACGGGGGGCACGACATCCAGGGGATCGGGGACAAGCACGTCACCTGGATCCACAACGTGCTCAACATGGATGCCCTCATGTGCATCGACGACCTGGAGTGCAAGAAGGGCTTGCAACTCCTCACCGATCCGGCCGGGGGGGAATACCTCGCCCACGAGGCCGGTGTGGGTCCCGACCACGTGCAGCAGATTGCCACCGTGTTTGGAATCTCCGGGGTGTGCAACCTGCTCGGTGCCATTAAAACCGCGAAGTTTTACGGCCTGGGGCCTCGGGATACGGTGGTCACTATCGCCACCGACAGCATCGACCGTTACCACAGTGTGATGGAGGACATGGCCCGGCGTTACGGGCCCATCGACCGCACCCGGGCAGCGGTGTACCTGGAAAGCATCTTCCACGGGGTCAAACTGGACTGGATTCAGGAAGGCACCGCGCACAACCGGCAGCGCTGGTTCAACCTCAAGTACTACACCTGGGTGGAGCAGCAGGGCAAGACCGTCGAGGAACTTAACGCCCAGCGCAGCCAGGAATGGTGGGTATCGCACCAGCAGAAGGTGGCCGAGCTGGATCGCATGCTACGACAGGCTCGGGGCTTCTGACAGTACCCTGTAACGCCTTCCCCCCAAGCCGGCATGTTGGGGGGTCCTCGCCCCGGGCGCAGTGGTGACCGCGGGAGCCGCTACCTGCTGCTGGAATCAAGGGGCGGAGGTGGTTGCATGAGTTCGGAGAGCCGCACCATCTCCAGACCCTTGGCCCTGATACCCTGGATGATGGCCGGGAGCGCACCCGGCGTGCCCGGGGCACTGTCGGAGGCATGCATGAGGACGATGTCCCCCTGCTTGATACGGCTTATGATGCGCCTGGCGATCTCCTCGCTCGACAGGCGCTTCCAGTCCAGGGAGTCCAGGCTCCAGATCACGGTCAGGTAACCCAGCTCGGCGGCGGTCTGGATCACTAGGTCGTTGAAGTCGCCGTTGGGGGGCCGGAAGTACCGGGGCTGTTGTCCGGTCAGTTCCACCAGGATTTCGTGGGTGCGACGGATGTTTTCGGTGATGAATTCGCGGCTGTATCCGGAAAGGTTGACGTGCTCGTAGCCGTGGGAAGCGATCTCGTGGCCTTCCCCTGCGATGCGCTTCACCAGGTCGGGGTAAGAGCGGGCCCACGGTCCGGAGAGGAAGAAGGTGGCCTTGACGCCTTCGTTCTTGAGGGCGTCCAGGACGCGGGGGGGCATTTCCTGGCCCCAACTGATGTCGAAGGTGAGGGCCACTTTCTTTTCCCGGGTTACGGCGCGGTAGACAGGCATGAGCCTGCCGCTGACGAGCAGGTGACGGGCGGCACTCACCAGATACCCGGCCGCGATCATGCTCAGGATCAGGATGCCGGCCAGCATCAGCCGGCGTCTGCCGGTGCGGGTAATTGTCACCAGAAGCATGGGGAGCACCCCCGGAATGGTCCTTCATTGTTACCTATTAGGGCAGGAGGTGGACTATTACAGCGGTTGCGCACGGGTTCGGGCCGCGAGGTATGCTTGTGCTCTCCGGCCCGCGGCAGGGCAATCCCCTTCTGCCCGGCAGGGGGCGATGAACCGTCAGCGGGTGGCCAGCTTGCGTTCCAGGCGCCGCAGGCGGTGGAGCAGTTCGGCCGGGGACGCACCGCGCACCGGTGAGGCGTGCAGGGCGGCCCGGGCCCGGGCGGCGTCCAGGGCCCTCAGGGTCCACTGGCGGGCTGCTTCCAGGTCGCGGGCGGTGTGCTCGTAATACTTGGCCAGTTCCACCAGAGGACCGGGGTGGGCCAGGGGATCGTCCCCGGCCACCGCCTGCCAGATGCGGGCGGCTTCGTGGGGCCGGCCCTGGCGACGGTAAATGCGTCCCAGTTCCTCGCCCGCCCTGGCTGCCAGGACGCGGGGCAGCCTGGCCACTGCCCTTTCCCACAGGGACACCGCCTCAGAGGCATATCCCCGCGCCCACAGCATCCGGGCCAGGCCGTAAAGTTCCTCGGGCTCTGCTTGCTCCGCCTGCAGCCAGGGGGAAAGCAGGCGACAGGCCAGTACCACCAGGGTGAGCAGGTCGCGGCGGTTGTGCTCCAGCACCGGGGCCAGGGTGTTCGCGGGAGCGCCCCGCAGGTAGGCCCGGTAGACCTCGGGGATGAGTTCGCTGGGGATGTCGTCTTCCCGCGGGCACCGCAGGATCTCAGCCTCAAGATTACAGAGGCGGCAGGATGAAAGCCGGGATCGGAACAGCCAGCGGGCCGCAAACAGCAGGTCGGCGTGCACGGGATCAGGAGGGATGATTTGTCTGGCCAGCACCACGCGGTCACGGATGAGGGGCCAGTCGAAAGCCTTCCCGTTGAAGGAGACCAGCCCGGAAAAACGCCCGATGTCTCTCAGTACGGAGCAGATCAGGGCCGGCTCGGCAGTGGGGTCGGGAGCAAGGTACTGCCGCAGCACCAGGTTGCCGCCAGCGAAGTAGGCCAGGCCGCACAGGAAGACGATGGTTCCCGGTCCTCCCTGCAGGCCCGTGGTCTCCGTATCCAGGAACGCCCACGAGGGGGGAGGCAGGGCTACCGGGGGGAGGGCCAGGATACCCAGTCCCTCGGGGGGCAAGGCGAGGAACGACCCCAGGGTGAGATGACCGTGGCGGTGGGACGCGGGATAGTGGACTTCCCGGAAGTAGCACGGGCCGGCGGGAGTATCCTCCCGCTCGAGCCCCAGCACGGCCTCCACCTCCCGCCGCAGGTCTTTCTCCCGGGCTTCCGGCCGCAGTTCGATCCCCACTCGCGCGGGGTGTTCCGGCTGCCCCCCGGGGTGCGGCCGCTGGTGCATCTGTTCACCCGCCCGCTGGGTACGTTCCTGGAACTGGCGGAACTTTTCCCACAGGTCCATTTCGGGTCCCTTCCCAATCCCTTCCCGGACGTTATCGCTCCCCGGCTGCGGCGCTGCGTCAGGTGCGGCCCAGGGCGCGCTCCAGCAACAGGCGGGCGGTGCCCCGGGCATCCTGCCCCGTCTGGGCGGCCGGACCTACGCACGAAGGGCAGCCGTCCCGGCACGGGCACTCCTTGAGGGTGGCGAGGGCTGCTTCCAGGAGTTGTTCGTGCAGATCGTAAAGTTTCTCTGCCAGGCCCACCCCGCCCGGGTAGGCGTCGTAAAGGTAGATGGTGGGCAGGCCGGTGTGGGGCGAGCGCACGTGGGTAGCACTGCCCAGGTCGCGGGGGTCGCACAGGAGAAAGAGGGGGCCCACGTGGGCCAACAGGTGGGCGATGCCGGCCAGCCCCGCTTCCAGCTGCGCTGGCGGAAGCTGACCGCTCACCTCGGGAGCCAGGCTCACCCAGTAAGCGGTGGTGGGCAGTTCCTGCTCGGGCAGGTGGATGGGGCCGGAACCCACGTTCTCGTGGGTGTGCAGCTTGATCTTCTTGAACATGGTGGCCAGGGCGCGCACCAGCACCTGCCCTACCCCCCGGGCAGCGGGGGCCGGGTGGGAGCGCCACTCCTCCAGGACCTTGACCTCCACCGCCAGGCTGGCATCGGTGTAGTAGTCCACCTCCACCTGGCGCACGTATGCCTTCTTGTTGGGGTAGTCCAGCTTTTCCACCTGGTACTGTTCGCCCCCGTGCATATAGATGGCTTCCTCGTGCAGCAGCATGGGGGCCGAGAAGGCGTCCACCTCGCCTATGACCCGGGGTGACGGCCCCGTCTGGTCCACCACCACGAAGTTCTCGGCAGCGGCGGACCGCAGGCTGATTCCCTCGGCGGGGAAAGCGTCCGCCACCCAGAAGTACCGGTCTCCCTGGCGATGGAGCACGCCCTCTTCCTGCAGGAAGGCCAGCATTTCTTCCGTGGTGGGGACAGCGAACTGTTCCCCGGCGGCAAAGGGGAGTTCAAAGGCGGCGCACTTCAGGTGGGACATCAGTATGTACAGGTTGTCGGGGTTGATGAGGCCGTATTCGGGGGACTGGCTGAAGAAGTATTCCGGGTGGTTTACGATGTACTGGTCAAGGGGGTTGGAGGACGCCACCAGGACGGCGAGGGACAGCCCCGACCGGCGGCCCGCCCGTCCTGCCTGCTGCCAGGTGCTGGCCACTGTGCCCGGGTATCCCACCATCACGCACGCCTCCAGTTGCCCGATGTCGATGCCCAACTCCAGGGCGTTGGTGGACACCACGGCCCGTACGTGCCCCTCGCGCAGCCCGCGCTCGATGCGGCGCCGCTCCAGGGGCAGGTACCCGCCGCGGTAGCCCTGCACCGCCTCCGGGTGCGGGGTGCGTTCGCGCAGGTAACGGAGGAGCACCTCCACCGAGAGGCGGGTGCGGGCAAAAGTGATGGTCTGGATGTTGTGGGAAAGGAGCAGCCTGGCCCAGGAGGCACCTTCCAGCAGGGCCGACCGCCTGATCCCCAGTTCCCGGTTCACCAGGGGAGGGTTGTAAAAGATGAAGTGCTTTTCCCCCGAGGGGGCGCCGTTTTGGTCCACCAGCACGACCTCGTCTTCGATCAGGCGCTGGGCCAGCTCCTGCGGGTTGGCGATGGTGGCGGAGCACAGGATGAAGCGGGGGTGGGCACCGTAAAACTGGCAAATCCGCTTGAGACGGCGGATGACGTTTGCCAGGTGGCTGCCGAAAACGCCCCGGAAC
The genomic region above belongs to Bacillota bacterium and contains:
- a CDS encoding RodZ domain-containing protein, which translates into the protein MREIGELLRRTREEKGLTLRDAQVETKIRTRYLEALERGDDSVVPGEVYFRGFLRSYANFLGLDGQELAARYKALKEAERVREIPPPAPRRKATRFARSLPATALVIFLIAASFIAWWAWQSRLVIGPATPGQTLPSPSPGGGQPGGPGPEPGSPGGPGTGPGGGGEPGGGAPGVTVERISGPPGTVSFLVRGASSLEVKASFADRCWVRVMADGLLREETTFISGQEKLWRADAVLKLRVGNAGAVVLHVNGIETGRPGGTGEVMEVLIEVAR
- a CDS encoding D-alanyl-D-alanine carboxypeptidase family protein — protein: MSSRRCAFVLVVLLVWNGMIPSPSKAEDYGEVPGLAEDDGEMPALVEAPVAGGQPDLDCRAAVLMEWTTGAVLYARRASEKRDPASLTKIMTAIVALERGSLPEPVRVSATAAWMPGSVIGLREGEEYTLRDLLYGLLLESGNDAAVAIAEHVAGSEQEFARLMTEKARQIGALSTQFRNPHGLTEPGHYSTAYDLALITRYAMTLPLFADMVATVQRQVSDLGDASAAGTLHNTNRLLGVYPGMEGGKTGTTAAAGACLITSALRDGMRLISVVLDAGDRWEDTRRLLDWGFENFTVVRRGHAGELYRTIPVAGGISRSVDLVLSRDLVAVIHRSEGERVGLREEVATRAVSPVRKGQPLGKLILLAGDRHAAEVILVAREAVPPVTLFWLFWKGFFPALRLLHEAGLT
- a CDS encoding AAA family ATPase, giving the protein MNGGQDGVKLAVCGKGGVGKTTVAALLVEVYARRGYRVLAVDADPDANLGSALGFDPGELARVVPVAAMDELIAERTGARPGSVGGWFALNPRVDDLPDRLGLMRDNIRLLVMGGVKPAGSGCACPENALLQALLRHLVLQRNDTVVVDLEAGLEHVGRGTARGVDAFLVVVEPGKRSFQTARAVAGAARALGVKRVLGVANKVRPGEEEIVRAGLDEEMTTRGLEPVPLVAVFPYELEAVRADAEGRAVYELCPGLRQAAEELFGVLQRELGYV
- a CDS encoding pyridoxal-phosphate dependent enzyme produces the protein MAEIRYVYGPTFEEMLHPDRIPADVRARALRAREEDPLDPINLFNITWKDPYGRVRYLVVDRALTGVDANIVVLYSRDFPTGSHKVGATYSVAMEKQLLGEIVPGQHTLVWPSTGNYGIGGAWVGPRLGYDSLVILPAEMSQERFQLITQYGARFIKTPGCESNVKEIYDKCKELAVQPGIRILNQFSEMANYRFHYFVTGNSVLEAVADLERQGVGNGRVAAFVSAMGSAGTIAAGDRIKQAFPECRIVGLEPIQCPTLFLNGYGGHDIQGIGDKHVTWIHNVLNMDALMCIDDLECKKGLQLLTDPAGGEYLAHEAGVGPDHVQQIATVFGISGVCNLLGAIKTAKFYGLGPRDTVVTIATDSIDRYHSVMEDMARRYGPIDRTRAAVYLESIFHGVKLDWIQEGTAHNRQRWFNLKYYTWVEQQGKTVEELNAQRSQEWWVSHQQKVAELDRMLRQARGF
- a CDS encoding polysaccharide deacetylase family protein is translated as MLLVTITRTGRRRLMLAGILILSMIAAGYLVSAARHLLVSGRLMPVYRAVTREKKVALTFDISWGQEMPPRVLDALKNEGVKATFFLSGPWARSYPDLVKRIAGEGHEIASHGYEHVNLSGYSREFITENIRRTHEILVELTGQQPRYFRPPNGDFNDLVIQTAAELGYLTVIWSLDSLDWKRLSSEEIARRIISRIKQGDIVLMHASDSAPGTPGALPAIIQGIRAKGLEMVRLSELMQPPPPLDSSSR
- a CDS encoding ribonuclease H-like domain-containing protein, whose product is MDLWEKFRQFQERTQRAGEQMHQRPHPGGQPEHPARVGIELRPEAREKDLRREVEAVLGLEREDTPAGPCYFREVHYPASHRHGHLTLGSFLALPPEGLGILALPPVALPPPSWAFLDTETTGLQGGPGTIVFLCGLAYFAGGNLVLRQYLAPDPTAEPALICSVLRDIGRFSGLVSFNGKAFDWPLIRDRVVLARQIIPPDPVHADLLFAARWLFRSRLSSCRLCNLEAEILRCPREDDIPSELIPEVYRAYLRGAPANTLAPVLEHNRRDLLTLVVLACRLLSPWLQAEQAEPEELYGLARMLWARGYASEAVSLWERAVARLPRVLAARAGEELGRIYRRQGRPHEAARIWQAVAGDDPLAHPGPLVELAKYYEHTARDLEAARQWTLRALDAARARAALHASPVRGASPAELLHRLRRLERKLATR
- a CDS encoding DEAD/DEAH box helicase, with product MNLAQLLEEIQRMPRTRANITAWKVLSARPGRYHPFPPFLPSVLRQALEKKGIDQLYSHQAEALQAAWDGKHVAVVTPAASGKTLCYNLPVLTTLLQDPEARALYLFPTKALAQDQLAELHDLVALVGSDIRTYTYDGDTPASARQAIRSAGHIVVTNPDMLHTGILPHHTKWLKLFSNLRFVVIDEMHQFRGVFGSHLANVIRRLKRICQFYGAHPRFILCSATIANPQELAQRLIEDEVVLVDQNGAPSGEKHFIFYNPPLVNRELGIRRSALLEGASWARLLLSHNIQTITFARTRLSVEVLLRYLRERTPHPEAVQGYRGGYLPLERRRIERGLREGHVRAVVSTNALELGIDIGQLEACVMVGYPGTVASTWQQAGRAGRRSGLSLAVLVASSNPLDQYIVNHPEYFFSQSPEYGLINPDNLYILMSHLKCAAFELPFAAGEQFAVPTTEEMLAFLQEEGVLHRQGDRYFWVADAFPAEGISLRSAAAENFVVVDQTGPSPRVIGEVDAFSAPMLLHEEAIYMHGGEQYQVEKLDYPNKKAYVRQVEVDYYTDASLAVEVKVLEEWRSHPAPAARGVGQVLVRALATMFKKIKLHTHENVGSGPIHLPEQELPTTAYWVSLAPEVSGQLPPAQLEAGLAGIAHLLAHVGPLFLLCDPRDLGSATHVRSPHTGLPTIYLYDAYPGGVGLAEKLYDLHEQLLEAALATLKECPCRDGCPSCVGPAAQTGQDARGTARLLLERALGRT